A portion of the Thunnus albacares chromosome 23, fThuAlb1.1, whole genome shotgun sequence genome contains these proteins:
- the LOC122974798 gene encoding protein mono-ADP-ribosyltransferase PARP11-like, with the protein MLAIRSSEEESAEMEEMDTSEPNWCWFYLAECGVWHMFEIDPSAACSVTSAQIEQCYNRNQRGVMEFYTAKYTYRLDFSVMRQINVTTGKQRPIKRSLHSATGFRFICDNLALPVPCHWERINTDEPYQLIQLGRDTYEFKEVARLYERTMDHPIKSIQRIQNLDLWEFFCRKKTQLRKVKRTLDIEERMLFHGTGHSNIQAICTFNFDWRLTGSHGDVYGKGSYFARDAKYSSKFCHTTGKHNTTLQRHGLAPPIFASEPPYKTMFLARVLVGEYTVGHPMYCRPPSKDASFTNFYDSCVDDMANPKIYVIFDSNQIYPEYLIEFY; encoded by the exons ATGTTAGCCATCAGATCGTCAGAGGAGGAGTCCgcagagatggaggagatggACACCTCAGAACCCAACTGGTGCTGGTTCTACTTGGCTGAGTGTGGAGTGTGGCATATGTTTGAG ATTGATCCCAGTGCAGCCTGCTCTGTGACCAGCGCTCAGATTGAGCAGTGCTATAACAGGAACCAACGTGGCGTCATGGAATTCTACACAGCAAAGTATACGTACAGGCTTGACTTCTCag TTATGCGACAGATAAATGTAACGACAGGAAAGCAGCGGCCAATTAAACGCTCCCTCCACTCGGCAACTGGCTTCAG GTTTATTTGTGATAACCTCGCCTTGCCTGTTCCCTGTCATTGGGAGAGAATCAATACAGATGAGCCCTATCAG CTCATCCAGCTGGGAAGAGACACCTATGAGTTTAAAGAAGTAGCCAGACTGTACGAAAGGACCATGGATCATCCAATCAAATCCATCCAGAGGATTCAGAACCTAGACTTGTGGGAGTTTTTCTGCAG GAAGAAAACACAGTTGCGAAAAGTCAAGCGAACATTGGATATTGAGGAGCGAATGCTGTTTCATGGCACAGGACACAGCAACATACAAGCTATATGTACGTTTAACTTTGACTGGCGGCTGACTGGAAGCCATGGCGATGTTTATGGCAAAG GGAGCTACTTTGCCCGGGATGCCAAATACTCCAGTAAATTCTGTCACACCACGGGGAAGCACAACACCACTTTACAGAGACACGGACTCGCCCCGCCAATATTTGCCAGTGAGCCGCCTTATAAGACCATGTTCCTGGCCAGAGTGCTTGTCGGAGAGTACACGGTTGGTCATCCTATGTACTGCAGACCACCCTCCAAGGACGCCAGCTTCACCAACTTTTATGACAGTTGCGTGGACGATATGGCCAATCCAAagatttatgtcatttttgacAGCAACCAGATTTACCCAGAGTATCTGATTGAGTTCTACTGA